The DNA window TCCATTTTCGAGGCGAACATCAACCGCCTCGCAGCGTCTGGCATCACGCGCGGCTGTAGAGACCGAACCTACTGCCCGGAGAGGCCTGTTACCCGCGGAGAAATGGCGGCGTTTCTTGCTCGCGGTCTATCGCTACCGTCCGGTGGAGTCGACCTCTTCACGGACGACGACGACTCGATCTTCGCCGGATCCATCGATCGTCTGGCGTCGGCCGGGATCACGGCTGGTTGTAACCCGCCGGCCAACGACCAGTTCTGCCCTGACGATTTCGTGACACGCGGTCAGATGGCCTCGTTCCTCTCAAGGGCACTCGCTCTCGCTGACCCTCCACCGCCTCCGCCGGGGTACACCGCCCCAACAGTCCCCAACGGATACGACGCCGTAGTGCCTCTCGGGTGGTCCATTCAAAGTGTCATCGACCAACAGCCCCCGGGCGCCACAATCCTCGTACGTAGCGGTACGTACCTGCGTCAGGAAATCCGTCCCAAAGCGGGCCAAACGATCGACGGAGAACCGGGCGCCAAGCTCGACGGTATGTGGGACTACAGCTATGCATTCACCGACATAGATAACCCGGTTAACGGCGTCACCATCAGCGGATTTGAGGTCACGCGGTACAACTCCGTAGCCGGGACCGGCGCAATCCACGGCGCCGGCGACAACTGGACCGTATCGAACTGCATCGTGCATGACAACAAATACGCGGGTGTGACGGTGTCGGATGGTGGAACGATCTCGGACTGCACCATCTATGACCACGGCTACGACGCGATCCTCATCACAAACGTGTCCAACGTCACGATCGCAAACAACGAGATCTACCAGAACGGCGACCGCAGCAAGTTCTACGGCGCGGTGAGGCTTCAAAACACGACCAACGTTGTGATATCAGGAAACAACATACACGACAACGACGCCCGTGGTATCTGGGGCGACTTGGACAACCTGAACACGGTGTACTCGCAAAACACCATCACCAACAACTGGCGCGGCGCCATCTATCACAAATTTTCCTACGACGTGACCATCAAGGACAACGTGCTGACATCGAACGCCACCCAGCAGCCAGACACCATCCTTAATGCTGCAATAGTCGTCCGTGGTCCCAACGCCACCATTTTCGGAAACACCGTTCAATACAACCGCAACGGCATCATCATCTACGGCCAGGGTCTGGATTCCACGTACGGAAAGTACGGTGTGCTTACTGCGACTGGCGCATCGGTCGACAACAACGCTGTGACCGACTCTGGCAAGAGCGGAACGACAACCAACGGCACAAACATCAGCATTGGCGTGTTCGACGACAACAACTACGTCTATCCAGACGCTTCGACAGACTGGTTCGTCTACCTCAGCGGTTCAGGGCGCACATGGGCCGAGTGGCAGGCCGAGGGATCTGACCCGAACGGCACGTTCACCGTCTCCCCGTGAGCCGGCGGGCCGCTGCCAATGGCGAACCACAACACTGAAGAGGGCGGGCCCTTGCGGGTCCGCCCTCTTCAGTGTTGTGGAGGTGGGGGGAGTCGAACCCCCGTCCTATGAGGTTTCAGCGCCGGCATCTCCGAGCGCAGCCAACAGCGAGCGTTTCGGAAACATGGGACCGCCGTCGGCAAAGTATTCCCTCGTTCCTAGTCAGAATTAGTCTTGAGCTCCCAGTCCTAACCCCTGAGTGCAGCATCCCGTATTGCGTTACCCGGGACCGGCGAGACGGGAACCCTCCGGGCGGATAGACCGCTTAGTTAGGCGGCCAGTGCCAGATTGTCGTCGGCACGTATTTGTTTACCGGCTTTTAACGAGGACTCCGGTGTACCTCGGCTCGCTTCCGACACATCAACTCTCACAGTCGAAACCGTGTCACCCCCAACAGGGGTACAACACCATCGGTGTGCGGTTCTAGTGTACCAGTCGGCTCAACGAACGTCTCGGTTGAGCGTATCTGCTTGCCGTTCTACCCGTCGCGTTGACGGCGTACAGCGCGATCCATCTCGCGTTTCTCCTCGCGTGTACGGATCGCCTGACGTTTGTCGTAGTTCCGACGGCCTTTTACCAACGCTAGTTCGATCTTGACCCGGTTGTTTTTGAAGTAAACCTTAAGCGGCACGAGAGTGAGGCCCTGCTCCTTGATGCGCCCGGAAAGTCGATCAATTTCGCGCCGGTGCATCAGTAGCTTGCGTCGCCGCTCGGCTTCGTGGCCACCTTCCCTGGCGAACAAGTACGGTGCGATGTGCATGTTCTCCAACCACACCTCGTTCTCGCTGATCTCCGCATAGGCGTCCTTGATGACCACCTCGGCGGCGCGCAGTGATTTCACCTCTGACCCGGTCAAAACTACGCCGCATTCCCAAGTGTCGAGTATGTCGTAGTCGTGGCGGGCGCGACGATTCGTCGCGACCGTGACATCAGATCCACTGCTCTTAGCCATCCCGTTTACAAGTATGGGGCTGGGTTGACGGGGTTGCCGTTCAGCCGCACCTCGAAATGCAGGTGCGGTCCGGTCGACAGCCCCGATGAACCAACAAACCCGATGACGTCGCCAGCTTTGACGTCTTGGCCCACCGAGACGTTGACACCCTTCTGGTGGGCGTACAGGGTCGTCATGCCACCAGCGTGGACGATAATGACGGTGTTCCCGTAACCGCCGTTCCACCCGGCGAGAATGACCCTGCCGCCCGCAGCCGCTCTGATGTTGGTACCACTTGCACCGGCCAGGTCGATCCCTGTATGCATCCGTACTGTCCCCAGAATTGGGTGTACACGCGGCCCGAATGGCGATGTGACACGTCCCGAAACGGGACGAAGCAGCACTCCCGGAGTCGTGCCACTCGGATTGTTGTTCTCACGAATCAGCGCCTTGATCCGATCCTGGTCTTCATCCAGGACTTCCAGCGCGTTCTCGAAATGGACTATCTCGTCGTCAAGTTTGGCAAGGATTGCTGCCTGTCGATCAAGTTCCGCCTTCTGGGCACCTTGTCGCAGCTCAACACGATCACGAATCTCGACAAGTCGAGCCTCGGTGTCGGCGAGTCGTTTGACAAGGTCGGCTTGCTTGTCCTCGGCGACGTCGATGAGTTCTTGCTGGCGATCCTCTTGCTGCTCGAGAGTTTCGAGCCGAACGAACAGCACGTCGTTGGTGTTGGAGGCCCGGATGAGATATTCACCCCGTACCATGACGTCCGTCACACTTGCCGCGTCCATAAAGAAGACCGGCGACTCGACAGCGCCGTTGATGTACTCGCGTCTTGCAAGATCGATGGCGGCAGCTCGATTGGCGGCCTTCTCAACGCCCATCACCTCGAGGCGACGGTACGAGACGTCGAGCTTTTTCCTCAGCGTGTCCAGGGTCGCCAGGTTGTCGTCGAGATCGACGGTAGCCGCAAGTAGTTCCGCCTCTGAGGAGTCGAGTTGGTCGTTGATGTCATGAAGAATCTCGTGTGTCGCAAGGATCTCCTGCGCCAACTCGCTGCGGGCGCCGTCAGCACCTTCGATCTGCTCTGCAAGTTCGCGCATCCGACGCTGGACGTCGTCGAGTTCGCCCTCAAGACCGTGGGCCCCGGCGAAACCAGGCACAGCCAGTACGAGTCCGGCGACGAGCAACCACAAGACGCTCCTCTTCACGAGCGGACCCGACAACAATCTGCACCCATCACACCGCTGACCAGGTTTCGGTGCAAGGCCACTACAGCTTGATCCCTCGGTGCAGAACCAGACTTAGGCTGGAACCGACGAATCCGACGACTGCACCGAAGACAACTATCAACACCGACCACTGCGACAAAAACGCATTGCCGACGTCAATCGAAATGAGATTTGGAATTTCGGCTCTGAGCGCGGTTCGGTACAGCGCTAACACGAACCCCACAGAGAACAAGCCTCCCAAGGTCCCCTCAACAACCCCTTCGATGATAAACGGGGTCCGAACGAACCACCGGCTAGCACCAACTAATTGCATTATTTCGATTTCGTCCCGCCGCGCGTAGATCGCCATGTGGATGGTGTTCGCAATAAGCGCTATCGCAGCAATTCCGAGCGCGGTCGCAAGCACGAGCGAGAATGTTTGCAGGGCCGTACGCAGTGAAATTAGGCGCTCCACCGCGTCGTCGGCGGACCGCACCTTGTCGACGCCCGGTAGACCCTGGAGTTGGGCGGCTACACCTTCGACGTCCTCAAGGTCAGACGGAGCAATCCGCAATGACGCAGGGATAAAGGATGGGTTTTCCTCAAGCAGACGCAGCCGGGCCGGATCGCTAGCAAACAGTCGGCGGGCCTCTTCGATCGCCTGCGGTTTGGAGAAGAAGTTGACGTTCTCGACCCCGTCCCACGATGACACTTCTGCTACAAGACCCGCCGGATCGACAACGTCGTCCCGCAGGTATGCGATGACCCTCACATCCTCCTGCCACTCCTGGAGGGTGACTTCTGCGATCTGACCGAAAATGATCGATCCGAACGTGAGGAACAGAGAGATAAACACCGCAAGAACAGCGCCAAGCACGACCACAAGATTCCTCGAAATGTTCCGGAACGCCTCCGAAAGCATGTAGGACACCCGTCTCATGTCGTCTCCTTGTCAGGTTCTCCGGTTTCGGCGCCAACCTCGGGCGACTCGTGGTCCTCGCTCGGCACGACTTCTTCAGTCGACTTCTTGTCGGTCTCGTCAGTTTTATCGGTCGACCTGTTGTCGATTTCGGCGCCGGCACCCGAATCCTCCGTTTCTTGCCCGTCTCCGCCAATGCCGAAACCCGGCTCGGCCGGAAATGGCACAGCAGCCTCACCCGAAGGGGACTTTGAGACTTTACGCAGCCTCACCTGCTGGTACGCACCCGCGTCTTGGTCGCGAACGATTCGCCCGCGATCGAGTTGCACGACACGCCGGCGCATGGCATCAACGATGGCGTGATCGTGAGTGGCCATGACGACCGTTGTCCCGGTGCGGTTGATTCTGTCGAGGATTCTCATGATGCCCACAGATGTCGCTGGATCGAGGTTGCCGGTTGGCTCGTCTGCAAGCAAGATCAGTGGGCGATTTACAACGGCTCGCGCCACCGACACACGCTGCTGTTCACCACCGGAAAGCTGTTTCGGATAGCGATCCGACTTTGCAGACAGACCGACAAGCTTCAGCACCTGGGGGACTTGGGTGTTGATCACATGGCGCGGCCGCCCGGTGGCTTCCAACGCGAACGCCACATTCTCGTACACTGTCTTGTTTTGCAGAAGTTTGAAATCCTGAAACACGGTTCCGATCGACCGGCGCAGCGGAGGAATTTTCCACTGCGGCAGCTCGGACGCATGTTTACCAGCCACCCAAATATCGCCGCTCGTTGGTTTCTCCTCGCGCATCATCAGACGCAGCATCGTGGACTTTCCCGAACCCGACGCACCGACAAGGAATACAAAATCGCCCTTCGCCACATCAAGGCTGACGTCCTTGAGCGCAACGACACCACCATCATAAATCTTGGTGACATTCTGGACGCGAATCATGTACTTCCTGTCTCGTCTCGGGGACCCGCAGCGCACGCGACTGCATTGACCTGGTGTGGCGGTGTTGCCACAGATAAGAATGGTACCGACGACGCACGATTAGGCCAACTAATCAACTGTGACCTCTAATCAACTGTGACCTCGATCGTCGACGTTTCGTGTTCCTCACGCCGCCATTGCAGGTAGGCGTCGATGAACCCATCTAGGTCACCGTCGAGTACACCTTGCACGTTGCCGATTTCATAGTTCGACCGGAGATCCTTGACCATCTGGTACGGCTGCATCACATACGATCGAATCTGAC is part of the Acidobacteriota bacterium genome and encodes:
- the ftsE gene encoding cell division ATP-binding protein FtsE, giving the protein MIRVQNVTKIYDGGVVALKDVSLDVAKGDFVFLVGASGSGKSTMLRLMMREEKPTSGDIWVAGKHASELPQWKIPPLRRSIGTVFQDFKLLQNKTVYENVAFALEATGRPRHVINTQVPQVLKLVGLSAKSDRYPKQLSGGEQQRVSVARAVVNRPLILLADEPTGNLDPATSVGIMRILDRINRTGTTVVMATHDHAIVDAMRRRVVQLDRGRIVRDQDAGAYQQVRLRKVSKSPSGEAAVPFPAEPGFGIGGDGQETEDSGAGAEIDNRSTDKTDETDKKSTEEVVPSEDHESPEVGAETGEPDKETT
- a CDS encoding ABC transporter permease is translated as MRRVSYMLSEAFRNISRNLVVVLGAVLAVFISLFLTFGSIIFGQIAEVTLQEWQEDVRVIAYLRDDVVDPAGLVAEVSSWDGVENVNFFSKPQAIEEARRLFASDPARLRLLEENPSFIPASLRIAPSDLEDVEGVAAQLQGLPGVDKVRSADDAVERLISLRTALQTFSLVLATALGIAAIALIANTIHMAIYARRDEIEIMQLVGASRWFVRTPFIIEGVVEGTLGGLFSVGFVLALYRTALRAEIPNLISIDVGNAFLSQWSVLIVVFGAVVGFVGSSLSLVLHRGIKL
- a CDS encoding right-handed parallel beta-helix repeat-containing protein, producing MHKTHRPGRIATAIVVMAAVFVPVNAAAPSAHAASTTYLDEGYDAPPSTWGTDWFDSDIGSRNRISTISDGIEGSGIRVTIPTGSHFGSAMRWEFAANGETEPDELFYRYWLRFPDGFTNYGQGKLPGPSGLYSSSGRNKIRPGDANPGWSARMMFTAPDADRAGTHTQIGFYVYHRGQPGSSGETEPWHDSPGVLEHSRWYCVEGRVVMNTPGVANGVLEGWVDEKLAYYDDRFTFRGSADSGINVREFWSDVYYGGTATAPGTMSFDFDELVLSDQRVGCGGRGSGFRDTSDSVHETNIDKLAFAGITKGCNPPDNSRFCPKDSVTRGQMAAFLDRALNLEPTTIDFFDDDSDSIFEANINRLAASGITRGCRDRTYCPERPVTRGEMAAFLARGLSLPSGGVDLFTDDDDSIFAGSIDRLASAGITAGCNPPANDQFCPDDFVTRGQMASFLSRALALADPPPPPPGYTAPTVPNGYDAVVPLGWSIQSVIDQQPPGATILVRSGTYLRQEIRPKAGQTIDGEPGAKLDGMWDYSYAFTDIDNPVNGVTISGFEVTRYNSVAGTGAIHGAGDNWTVSNCIVHDNKYAGVTVSDGGTISDCTIYDHGYDAILITNVSNVTIANNEIYQNGDRSKFYGAVRLQNTTNVVISGNNIHDNDARGIWGDLDNLNTVYSQNTITNNWRGAIYHKFSYDVTIKDNVLTSNATQQPDTILNAAIVVRGPNATIFGNTVQYNRNGIIIYGQGLDSTYGKYGVLTATGASVDNNAVTDSGKSGTTTNGTNISIGVFDDNNYVYPDASTDWFVYLSGSGRTWAEWQAEGSDPNGTFTVSP
- a CDS encoding peptidoglycan DD-metalloendopeptidase family protein — protein: MKRSVLWLLVAGLVLAVPGFAGAHGLEGELDDVQRRMRELAEQIEGADGARSELAQEILATHEILHDINDQLDSSEAELLAATVDLDDNLATLDTLRKKLDVSYRRLEVMGVEKAANRAAAIDLARREYINGAVESPVFFMDAASVTDVMVRGEYLIRASNTNDVLFVRLETLEQQEDRQQELIDVAEDKQADLVKRLADTEARLVEIRDRVELRQGAQKAELDRQAAILAKLDDEIVHFENALEVLDEDQDRIKALIRENNNPSGTTPGVLLRPVSGRVTSPFGPRVHPILGTVRMHTGIDLAGASGTNIRAAAGGRVILAGWNGGYGNTVIIVHAGGMTTLYAHQKGVNVSVGQDVKAGDVIGFVGSSGLSTGPHLHFEVRLNGNPVNPAPYL
- the smpB gene encoding SsrA-binding protein SmpB → MAKSSGSDVTVATNRRARHDYDILDTWECGVVLTGSEVKSLRAAEVVIKDAYAEISENEVWLENMHIAPYLFAREGGHEAERRRKLLMHRREIDRLSGRIKEQGLTLVPLKVYFKNNRVKIELALVKGRRNYDKRQAIRTREEKREMDRAVRRQRDG